In Dromaius novaehollandiae isolate bDroNov1 chromosome 2, bDroNov1.hap1, whole genome shotgun sequence, one DNA window encodes the following:
- the SLA gene encoding src-like-adapter, whose amino-acid sequence MGNTMKTPRASAETSVSSQTGQESDFLAVLYDYPSADISQPIFHVGEKLRVLSDEGGWWRVHSLTTGRENYIPGKYVAKVYHGWLFEGLGREKAEELLQLPNTKVGSFMIRESETRKGLYSLSVRHRQVKHYRIFRLPNNWYYISPRQTFQCLEDLVNHYSEVADGLCCVLTTPCLTQCTNNGVMSQVPPVVMRNKNFNWRSIHRLEVTEDTESTLAAIDDSCLSYGLRESIASYLSLAGDDNSSFASARKKKTQSLIYTGSKRKSTLHLPTTYYED is encoded by the exons ATGGGAAATACTATGAAAACGCCGCGAGCCTCAGCAGAAACAAGTGTGTCGAGCCAAACGG GTCAGGAGAGTGATTTCCTTGCTGTCCTCTATGATTATCCCTCAGCAGACATAAGCCAACCTATATTTCATGTAGGAGAAAAACTACGTGTGCTATCAGA TGAAGGAGGCTGGTGGAGAGTCCATTCCCTCACAACAGGTCGAGAAAATTATATTCCAGGAAAATATGTAGCAAAGGTTTACCATGG CTGGTTGTTTGAAGGgctggggagagaaaaagcagaggaacTTCTACAGCTTCCCAACACCAAGGTCGGCTCCTTCATGATCAGAGAAAGTGAAACTAGGAAAG GATTATATTCATTGTCAGTGCGGCACAGGCAAGTGAAGCATTACAGGATCTTCCGCCTTCCAAATAACTGGTATTACATCTCTCCACGGCAAACCTTTCAGTGCCTTGAAGACCTTGTGAATCACTACTCAG AAGTTGCTGATGGTCTCTGCTGCGTCCTTACAACGCCTTGTCTCACCCAGTGCACTAACAACGGTGTTATGAGCCAAGTTCCTCCTGTGGTGATGCGGAACAAAAACTTCAACTGGAGAAGCATACACAG GCTGGAGGTGACTGAAGATACTGAAAGCACGCTGGCAGCAATAGATGATTCTTGTCTCAGCTATGGCCTAAGGGAAAGTATCGCTTCCTACCTCTCCTTAGCAGGGGATGACAACTCTTCTTTTGCAAGtgccagaaagaagaaaacccagTCTCTTATATACACAGGAAGCAAACGTAAGAGTACCCTTCACTTGCCAACTACGTACTATGAAGACTGA